A part of Neodiprion pinetum isolate iyNeoPine1 chromosome 4, iyNeoPine1.2, whole genome shotgun sequence genomic DNA contains:
- the LOC138190760 gene encoding uncharacterized protein, whose amino-acid sequence MHVKNLDSQNYRALVLEVEFHQVAYLRHRNYGALVPEVEFHQVVDLEHRNYGTLVLEVEFHQIAYPESRNQGALVLEVECHQVVDLEHRNYGTLVLEVEFHQIAYPESRNQGALVPEVEFHQVADLERRNYGALVLQVEFHQVVNLERRNHGALVLEIETHQVADLERKNYEALVPEVEFHQEADLEHRNYGALVFEVEFQQIAYPESRNHGVLVLEVECHQVADLERRNHGALVSEVEFHQVADLERRNYGALVLEVEFHQVSDLEQRN is encoded by the exons atgcat GTCAAGAACCTGGACAGTCAGAACTAcagagcgcttgtcctggaagttgAGTTTCACCAAGTAGCATACCTGAGGcatagaaactacggagcacttgtccctgaagtcgagtttcaccaggtagtggacctggagcacagaaactacggaacgcttgtcctggaagttgAGTTTCATCAGATAGCATACCCGGAGAGCAGGAACCaaggagcgcttgtcctggaagtcgagtgtcatcaggtagtggacctggagcacagaaactacggaacgcttgtcctggaagttgAGTTTCATCAGATAGCATACCCGGAGAGCAGGAACCAAggagcgcttgtccctgaagtcgagtttcatcaGGTAGCAGACCTGGagcgtagaaactacggagcgcttgtcctgcaAGTCGAGTTCCACCAGGTAGTGAACCTGGAGCGTagaaaccacggagcgcttgtcctggaaatTGAGactcaccaggtagcggacctggagcgtaaAAACTACGAAGCgcttgtccctgaagtcgagtttcaccaggaagcggacctggagcataGAAACTACGGGGCGCTTGTCTTCGAAGTCGAGTTTCAACAGATAGCGTACCCGGAgagcaggaaccacggagtgcttgtcctggaagttgAGTGTCACCAGGTAGccgacctggagcgcagaaatcACGGAGCACTTGTCtctgaagtcgagtttcaccaggtagcggacctggagcgtagaaactacggagcgcttgtcctggaagttgagtttcaccaggtatcGGACCTGGAGCAAAGAAACTaa